TCTGGGAGAGCTTGAACACCACCTACTACGGGCTGAACCAGCACCGCAAGGACGTGGTGGGGACCTACCGCTTCTGCAACTGGGTCCTGGAGCGCACCGCAATGGTCAGCGGCCTCGCGGACACCACGGTCAGCCACGACGAAAGCTGGCTGTTCCTGGTCCTGGGCCGCTCGCTGGAACGCGCGGACATGACCGCGCGGATGCTCTCCACCCGCGACGTGCTCTCAGCCGGCATGTCCTGGGTGAACATGCTCCGCTGCGCCGGCGCCTACGAGTCGTTCCTGCGGACCCGCCGTGCCGCCTTCGGCGACCAGCACGCGGCCGAGTTCCTGCTGCTGGACCGGCTCTTCCCGCGTTCCATCGTCTACGCCCTGCGCGACGCCGACGAGTGCCTGGCCAAACTCGACCCCTCGGCCCAGCGCGTCGGCTTCATCAACGACGCCCGACGGATCGTGGGCCAGGCCCGGACTTTCCTGGAGTTCCACCGCACCGACGACCTGATGTCCGAACTGCCCGAGCACATGGAACGGGTGCAGAAGGCCGTATCGCAGGCCTCCGATGCCATTTCCCGTAAGTACTTCAATCAGGCAGACGAACTGGCCTGGGTGGGAGAAGTTTCATGACCCGGCTCAGCATCACGCACAAGACGGCGTACAAGTACAACAAGCGCGTCACCCTGTCCTACAACGAGGCCCGGATGACGCCCCTGACGGATCCGCAGCAGGTGGTGCTGGAGTCCTCCATGAAGGTCTCGCCGTCGCAGGCGACGATCAGCAGCTACCGCGACTACTGGGGCACCCGAGTAACCGCCTTCGACATGCAGATGCCGCACGACCACCTCGAGGTCCTCGCCACCACAACTGTGGAGGTGCACCGGGTGGAGCGGATCCCAGCGGAGGCGGACATTGTCGGCTGGGACGTGCTCTCCGCCCCGGAGACGCTCAACCAGTTCAGCGACTGGATCCCGCAGTCACAGCTCACCGGCCCCGGCGCCGAGGTGCTGGGGATCGTCCCCGGCGTCGTCGCCGGCCGCAACCCGCATGATGCTGCCATGGCAGTCTTCGAATGGATGCGCGGCGAGATGAGCTACATGAAGGGTTCCACCGGCGTCACCACCAACGCCGAGGAGGCGTGGAACCAGCGTCAGGGTGTCTGCCAGGACCTCGCACACCTTGCGATCGGGGCGCTGCGCAGCTGCGGGATTCCGGCCCGGTACGTCTCCGGCTACCTGCACCCGCGCTCGACGGCGGATCTCGGCGAGACGGTCGCCGGGCAGTCCCACGCGTGGCTGGAATGGTGGGACGGCGAATGGCGCAGCTGGGACCCAACGAACCACAAGCCGGCCGGGGACTTCCACGTGACCGTGGCACGCGGGCGCGACTATCGCGACGTGCCCCCGCTGAAGGGCATCCTGTCCGGCGGCGGCGGGTCGGCGCTGGCAGTGACGGTGGAGATCACCCGGCTGGCCTGAGCCGACCGGCGTCGATCCGTCTATTCGAGGCCGGAGCGGGTGGCGTCGTCCAGCGGCGTCCACCACGTCAGCGGCGGGACGATCTTGAAACGCCGCCCCGTGATGCTGTCGGGCGTAATCCGGACGAAGTGTTCCTTCTTTCCCGCCTGCCACGGAAATAGCAGCAGTCCCACCGTGTCGAGGACCTCCGCCTGGTTCTTCACCGCGGCGGCTTGGCCCTTGACCACGACACTCCAGGCGACGCCGCTGTCCGAGTCGACGCCGTCGGCTTCCAGGGCCACGGGAGTGTCGCTGGTGGCGGCGTGCAGCTTCGTGCCCTCGGCCGTGCGGAACACGAGAGTTCCGTGGTCCACTTTGTAGTTGATCGGGAAGATGTCCGGGTGGTCGTCGACCCAGACAGCCATCCGGCCCACGGAGACGCTGCGCAGCAGCCTCCAGCACTCGTGGCTGTCCAGGTTTTCGACGTCATGGGGCTGGTTGGCGGCTGGTTTCGGATCAGTGCTCATGGCGCCGAGCCTACGTCAGGCTGCCCCGGCCGGGCTAGGGGACAACGGCCCGTGGGCGTAATAATCCTCGGCTTTGTTGGGTCCGATCGGAACGTATCGGGGTATTCTGGCAACACGTCATCGGCGCGGATGTACGTCGTGAGAATTGGGGCGAATGAACATGCATTCATCAGGCAGCAGCCCGGAGACGGTCAGTTCCGGCAACCCCCGGATCGAGGACCTGCTCAAGGACTTCGTCTCCCGCGCCGGAGAACTGCTCCAGTCCCAGGAGCGGATGGCGGGCCTGCTGGAAGCCGTCGTCGCCGTCGCCGAGGACCTGAGCCTCGACGCCGTCCTGGAGCGCGTGGTGCAGTCAGCCTGCCGCCTCCTGCATGCCCGCTATGGCGCGTTGGGCGTGATCGGCGACGACCACGCACTGAGCCACTTCATCACCGTCGGCATCGACGGGGAACTCGCCCGGCAGATTGGCCCCCTGCCCACCGGCCACGGCGTGCTCGGGCTGCTGATCAGCGATCCCCGGCCGCTTCGGCTGCACGATCTGCGCAAGCATCCGGAGGCCTACGGGTTCCCGGCGCACCACCCGCCCATGCAGTCGTTCCTCGGTGTGCCGGTCCGGGTCCGCGACACCGTGTTCGGCAACCTTTACCTGACCGAGAAGGAAGGCGGCGGGGACTTCACTGAAGAAGATGAGGGCCTGGCGATTGCGCTGGCCGCCGCCGCCGGCGTCGCGATCGAAAACGCCAAACTCTACGACGACTCCCGGCGCCGGGCCCGCTGGCTGGAAGCCTGCATGGATGTGTCCGGGCTGATGCTCGGCAGCGACCGGGACTATACCGCCGGGGGCCTCGATCCGATCGCCGCCCGGGCGCTGCAGGAATCCGAGTCCGAGCTGGCGCTGATTGTGGCCCCGGCGGCGTCCGGACCCGGCTACATCGTGGCCGGTGCGGCGGGAGAGCGTGCCAAGGCCTTTTCCGGCAGGACGCTGGCCCTCGATTCACCTGAATTGCAGGACGTGCTGGCCGGCGGTGAGCCGGTCATGCTGGACAGCGCCGCCGGGGTATTCGACGACGTCGTCGACGGCGGCTGCATGGGACCGCAGCTCGCGGTCGCTTTGAGCACGCAGGGCGCCCACCACGGCCTGCTGCTGCTGGCCCGCAACCCGGAGGGGCTTCGCTATGCCCGGACCGACATCGAGATGGGCGCCGTCTTCGGCTCGCACGTGGCCCTGGCGCTTGAACTCGCACGTGTCCACCGGCTGCGCGAGGAACTTCTCGTGTTCACGGACCGCGACCGGATTGCCCGGGACCTGCACGACCTGGTCATCCAGCGGCTCTTCGCCGCCGGCCTGAGCGTCCAGAGCCTCACCAGGTTCACCAAGGATGAGCTCGCGACCGAACGGATCCGCAATATCACCGGCGAACTCGACGAAGCGATCCGCAGCCTGCGGGACACGATCTACTCGCTCAAGAGCAGCAGCGGGGAAACCGAACTGCTCAGCGGCAGGATCCGCCGCGTGACCCGGAGCTCCGCGAAGTCCATGCCGTTCACGCCGCGGCTCACGCTGACCGGTCCGGTGGACGCGGTCACCCCGGACAAGGCGGACAACGTGGTGGCCGTCGTCTCGGAGGGACTGAGCAACGCCATCCGGCACTCCGGTGCGGACTCCATCGCAGTCTCCGTCGCGGTCATCAAGGGCCGCGTCACGGTGGTCATCACAGACAACGGTTCGGGCTTCAACGACTCTCTGGAGCGCAACGGCCTGTCCAACCTGGAGGACCGCGCACGGATGTTGGACGGCCAGTGCACCATCACGACGGCGCCGGACGAAGGCACCAGCGTTGAGTGGTCTGTGCCGCTCTGACGGGCGCTAGCTACCCGGCCGGGTAAGCGGAAGCGTCAGCGGACGCTGTGTTGCCGGCTGGTCTCGGGCACCGCGCCGACGGCGGAAGTCCCCGCGGCGGCCGGACTGGCAATGAAGACGGCCGCCTGCGTGCGGCGTTCGAAGCCGAGCTTGGCCAACAGCGAGGAAACGTAGTTCTTCACGGTCTTTTCAGCCAGGAACATCTCGGCCGCGATCTGGCGGTTGGTGAGCCCGCCGCCGACCAGTTCCAGGACTCTGCGCTCCTGCGGGGTGAGGGCCGCGGTACGCGGATCCACCTCGTCGGTTTCCACCATGCTGTCAACGATCCCGGCGGCGACCCCGTCGTCGAAGAGGGATTCACCCGCCGCGGCCCGCCGCAGGGCACCGATCAGGTCGGTGCCGCCGATCTCCTTCAGCACGTAGCCGAGGGCCCCGGCGAGGACCGCGCCGCGGAGGGCCTGGTCGTCGTCGAAGCTGGTCAGGATGATGCAGTTCAGCGAGGGATCAACCGAACGTACGTCCCGGCACACCTCGATTCCGGTGCCGTCCGGCAACCGCGCGTCAAGGACGCAGACGTCGGGGTGGAGCGCCGGAATACGCCGCGTTGCCTCCACTGCGGATCCGGAACTGCCGACCACCAGGAAGCCCTCACCCTCCAGCAGTTCCTGTAGGCCGCGGCGGACAAGTTCGTGGTCATCGAGGATGAACACGCGGATAACGGCCGGATGGCCTTCAGCTGCAGTGAGACCGGCATCTGCCCAGGCAATCATGTTTCTCCCGTCCGGGCGCCGACGTTGCCACATTACCCACGGAGCTCCCCAGCCCGCGTTGCAGGTCTGTGGCAGCCCGCGTCCGTACCTCTTGTGCGGGACCCCGCTTGCTGGTCCCTGAATTGCAGTGGAGTCGTGCATTCCATTGTGGCAACAAATCGACCGCAACGGCTGCGAAGCTCGAATATTTCTTTGCCGCGCACCGTAATTCTCAGGCCGCCCGGCGACCCGCAACAAGGGTCGTTTGGCCTACGGCGTCGTCGTGAGGCGGGTTGCCGTGACTTTCGGCCCTAGCCTGCCGGGGGCGGGGGAGGTTGGGTTGAGCTACGCGCTGCTGGGGCACGACGAAGGGATCAGTCATGAGCGAGGCTACGGACATCCGGACCATCCTGGTCGGAGTCGACGGATCGGACGCCTCCGTGGAGGCGCTCCGGCAGGCCCAGAGGCTGGCACTTCCGCTCTCGGCCAAGATCCTCGCCGTGGCCTGCTGGGATGTCCCGCCGGTCTACGACGGCTACATTGCCATGGGCATCGACGATTTCGACGTCCGCGCGGGGGAGATCCTGGCCGAAACTGTCGTGAAGGCTTTCGGGGCGGACACCCCGGACAATGTGGAGACCCGGCTGGTGCAGGGGCACCCGCGCCGGACGCTCCTCGAGGAGAGCCGCAGCGCCGACCTGCTGGTGGTGGGCCGGCGTGGTCACGGCGGTTTCGGTGGCCTGCTGCTCGGCTCGGTGAGTTCAGCACTGGTGGCCCACGCGCACTGCCCGGTCCTGGTGGTGCACACACCCGAGAAGCGCTAGCCGGGATTCCCCGGCCTGCCGCTGCTATTCGAAGGAGGCCCGCCGCGGGTCGGCGAGCCTGGTGCGCCAGACGTCCGGGTTGTTGACCTTGAAACGGCGCCCGGTCAGGGCCTTCGGGGCCAGCCTTACGTAGTAGTTCTTTTCACCGGGTTGCCACGGCTCCAGGAGCAGGTCATCCACCGCGTCCTTGTCGGCCTGGTCTTCGATCAGCTCGGCTTCGCCGCGGGCAACAACGCTCCACGCCGTCTGCTCGTGCGCGTCGTAGCCGTCGATTTCGAAAGCCACCGGCTTGGCTGTGATGGCGCCCCAAAGCTTCGTCCCGCCGGCCGTGCGGAACACGATCGAGCGGCGCTGCAGGACAAAGTTCACCGGGAAGACCTCCGGGTGGCCGTCCACGATCAGCGCAATCCGTCCCACCACCTCGCTGTCGAGCAGTACCCAGCACTGGTCGATGGACAGCTGGAAGTTCGGGGGTGGCGTCGTCGTGTTCACAGCTCCACGTTACGGACAGCCTCCAGCCCCCATTAGGGCCATTAGGCCCGTGGCAGTTGCGCGGGCGCCCTGCTAGGCCTGCGGCGGGCGGGCCGGGCTTACCAGGGGCTCGGCTTGTAGTCCTTCAGGAAGACGCCGTATTGGTCTTCGCCGGCCTCGCCCATCACGATGGGATCGTAGACCCGGGCGGCGCCGTCGACCAGGTCAAGCGGGGCGTGGAAGCCTTCTTCCATCAACCGGACCTTCGTATAGTGCGGCCGCTCGTCGGTGATCCAGCCGGTGTCGACTGCGGTCATCAGAATGCCGTCTGACTCGAGCATCTCCTTGGCCGACGTCCGCGTCATCATGTTCAACGCGGCCTTGGCCATGTTGGTGTGCGGGTGCCCCGGGCCCTTGTAGGCGCGGGAGAACTGCCCCTCCATGGCGCTGACGTTGACGATGTACTTGCGCCGCGCCGTGGAGCGTTTCATCGCACTACGGAGCCGGCTGACCAGCAGGAACGGCGCGGTCACGTTGCAGAGCTGCACCTCAAGCATCTCCAGCGGGTCCACCTCGTCCACCACCTGGGTCCAGCTGTTGATCGTGGCCAGGTCCGGAACCAGGCCGCCGGCGTCGATCGCGGTGCCCGAGGCAATCCGCTCGAGTGAGGCGGAGCCGGTCGACAGCGCCAGCGAGGTAATGGCATCCCCGGCCAGCACCGGGTGCTCCAGGACCGTGCTGGCCAAGGCCAGCGGATGCTTGTCGTGGGCGTGGCCGAACGTCACCAGCTCGGGTCCGCCGTTGGCGGCCTGCAGTTCCGCGGGCAGCGGCTCGTCCTCGGCGTCGACCAGCGGCTTGTACGCGTTGCCCGAGCGCCGGACCGTCTGCGCCGCGTTGTTGATGATGATGTCCAGGGGCCCGGCCGCGTCGAGGGAGTCCGTCAGGGCCATCACCTGGGAGGGGTCGCGCAGGTCGATGCCCACGATCCGCAGCCGGTGCAGCCAGTCGGCGCTGTCCTCCATCGCGGCGAAGCGGCGGGCGGCGTCCTTGGGGAAACGCGTGGTGATGGTGGTGTGCGCGCCGTCGCGGAGCAGCCGCAGGGCGATGTACATGCCGATCTTGGCCCGGCCGCCGGTCAGCAGGGCGCGCCGGCCGTTCAGGTCGGTCCGGGCGTCGCGCTTGCTGTGGCTGAACAGCGCACACTCGGGGCAGAGCTGGTGGTAGAAGGCATCGACCTGCGTGTAGTGCTGCTTGCAGATGTAGCAGGGCCGCGACCGGATCAGGTGCCCGGCCACCTCGCCGGTGGCCGAGGGCGCAAGCTTGTTGCCGCGCGTCTCGTCGTCGATCCGGTCCGGGGCCGCCGTCGCGGTCTGGGCGATGACGGCCCGGTCCGCCTCAGCGATAAGGTCCCGCTTGGTGACCCGGCGGTGGCGCTTGACCGCCTTGAACATCTTCCCGGTCGCGCGCCGGATCGACACGAAGTCCGGGTGTTCCTCGTCGTAGACGTGGATGCTGTTCAGGACTTTGAGGCAGGCGGCGATTTCCGCCGGGGTCAGGTCAACCGCGGTCAGCTCATCGCTGGCCGGGGCGGGGGGCAGATCGGGGGAGCTCATTGGGCCAATTTTACAGCCTGGCCGGGCCGCGGCCCGACCAGACGGAATCAGTAGGCCTTGGTGGAGGACTTCCCGGGAGTCTCGACGCCGACGGCGGCCGCGTGGACCTCGCCGACCTTTTCCACGGTCTCGCGTCCGGCCGGCCAGTTCTCGGTGGCCGTCTTCACGGCGTCCGGCACCAGGTAGAGGTTGGCAGCGGAGAGCGCCCTTTCGTCGTCGCCGGGCTCAGGGACCTCCTGGCCCTTGGCCAGGACCGTGATGCCCGAGTCGGTGACCTTGAAGCCGCGGGACCGATCGAGTTCCGGGTCCAGGCCGATCGCGGCACCCGCCGGAATCCGGACGTTCTTGTCGACGATGGCACGCTTGACCACTGCCCCAGCCCCGACCTGCACCTTGTCCATCAGCACCGAATCGAGGACCCGGCTGGCCGTACCGACGTAGACGTCGTTGGAGAGCACGGAGCCCTCGACGATGCCGCCGGAGATCACCACACCGCTGGCCACGATCGAATCCAGCGCCGTGCCCACGGTGCCGCCCTCGCCGCGGACGAACTTCGCCGGCGGGGAGATGCTCTGGCGGGTGTAGATGGGCCACTCCGAGTTGTACAGGTTGAAGACCGGCACGGGGGAGATCAGGTCCATGTGGGCGTCGTAGAACGAATCGATGGTGCCGACGTCGCGCCAGTAGGTGCGGTCGCGCTCGGTCGATCCAGGAATGTCGTTGAGGGTGAAGTCGTACACCCCGGCCTCGCCCTGGTCGACGAAGTAGGGGATGATGTCGCCGCCCATGTCGTGTTTGGTGTCGAGCCGCTCGGCGTCGACGTGCAGTGCCTCGACCAGGGCATCGGCGTTGAAGACGTAGTTGCCCATGGACGCCAGGAACTGGCTGGGATCAGCGGCAAGGCCCGGCGTCGAAGACGGCTTCTCCACGAAAGCCGCGATCTTTTGCGGGTTCTCCTGGTCCACCTCGATCACGCCGAACTGGTCTGCCATGTGCAGCGGCTGGCGCACGGCGGCGACCGTCGCCTTGGCGCCGCTCTCCACGTGCTGGGCGACCATTTGCGCGAAGTCCATCCGGTACACGTGGTCCGCGCCGACGACGACGACGATGTCCGGGTTGGCGTCGTGGATCAGGTTCAGGGACTGGTAGATGGCGTTGGCGCTGCCCAGGAACCAGCTCTTGCCGACGCGCTGCTGGGCGGGCACGGAGGCGATGTAATTGCCGAGCTGGGTGGACATCCGCCACGTTTCGGAAATGTGCCGGTCAAGGCTGTGGGATTTGTACTGCGTCAGGACCACAATCTGCAAATACCGGGAATTGACCAGGTTGGAAAGGGCAAAATCAATGAGCCGGTAACTCCCGGCGAACGGAACGGCCGGCTTGGCCCGGTCGGCCGTCAACGGCATCAGCCGATTTCCCTCGCCACCTGCGAGGACGATGGCCAAGACTTTCTTCTGCTGCGGCATAGTGGTCGCTCCTGAACGCCTTCGTTGCTCCCCAATAACTGTCCGGTGTGCCCGGACCTCTTCACACTAGAACAGATCAGCCGGAACGACTACCTTGGGGTTTGTGCGAATAGACATTGTGACCAAGGAATTTCCGCCCGAAATCTATGGGGGCGCCGGCGTCCACGTGGCCGAACTCAGCCGGGTGCTGGCCCAGCGGGTGGAACTGCAGGTGCGGGCCTTCGGTGCCCCCCGCGACCCCGACTACCACGGAGCCACTGTCACGTCGTATCCCGTGCCGGAGGATCTGGCCGGGGCCAACGCCGCGGTGCAGACCCTCGGCGTGGACCTGCGGATCGTTCCGGACATCGCCGGAGCGGACCTTGTGCACTCGCACACCTGGTACGCCAACATGGCCGGGCACATCGCCTCGTTGCTGCACGGCATCCCGCACGTACTCAGTGCGCACAGCCTGGAGCCGCTGCGGCCCTGGAAGGCCGAGCAGCTCGGCGGTGGCTATGCCGTCTCCTCCTGGGTGGAGAAGACCGCCTATGAAGCCGCCGCTGCCATCATCGCGGTGTCCGAGGGGATGCGGCAGGACATCCTGCGCAGCTACCCCGAGGTCGATCCGGCGAAGGTCCGCGTGGTGCATAACGGCATCGACGTCAGCCTCTGGAACCGCGACGAGGGCGAGGACGCAGTCCGTGCCCTCGGGATTGACCCGTCGCGGCCGAGCGTCGTCTTCGTCGGCCGCAACACCCGGCAGAAGGGCGTCCCGTACCTGCTGCGGGCCGCCGCCAAGCTGCCCGCGGACGTGCAGCTGGTGCTGTGCCTGGGCGCGGCGGACACCCCGGAACTCGCCGCGGAGACCGCGCGGCTGATCGAGGAACTGCAGGCCCAGCGAGGCGGCGTGGTCCTCGTGGAGCGGATGCTTCCCCGCCACGAGCTGATCCAGGTCCTCAGCCATGCCACGGCGTTTGCCTGCCCTTCCATCTACGAGCCGCTCGGGATCGTGAACCTCGAGGCCATGGCCTGCGGAGCGGCGGTGGTGGCCAGCGCCACCGGCGGGATCCCTGAGGTGGTCCAGCACGGCGAGACCGGCCTGCTCGTGCAGCTCGAGCAGGTCACCGACGGCACCGGCACGCCGCTGGATCCGGAGAAGTTCGTCACCGAGTTCGCCGCGGCCCTCACCGAGGTTGTCTCCGACCCGGCCCGCGCCCGCGCGATGGGCGAGGCCGGCCGGCGGCGGGCAGAGGCGCACTTCTCCTGGGAATCCATCACGGAAACCACGCTCGAGGTCTACCGCTCGGTGCTTCCGCAGTAGCGGGCGCTTCCGCTCGTCCGAACGCGAGCGGACGCAGCAACGACGACGGCGCCGCCCCGGGTCAGGGACGGCGCCGTCGTCGTTTGCTCCGGAAGGTCAGCCCCGCCGGGACTTGCCGGCCTGGGCCGTGCTGGACTGCGGTCGGCCCTCACGGGCGGACCGGGCCAGCAGGATTTTCTCGTCCAGCGGCGCCTGGCCGCTGGCGCGCTGGACACGGAAGAACTCCCGTGCCTCGTCCTGGCGGGTTTTTTCGGCCCCGGTGGCGATCGCGGCGCGGAGGTGCTCCGGGCCGTAGCCGAAGGCGTCCACCAGGTCCAGCGCATGCGGACGGATCTTCACGAGCAGCCGGTTGATGTACTCGCCCACGGTGCGGGCACGCTGCATCGAGAGCCGGCCGTTCATCAGGTACCAGGACAGGTTCTTCTCGATCAGCGACAGCCCGAACAGGTCCCGCAGCCAGGTCAGGACCGCCCTGGTTCCGGGGTCGGCGACGTTGGCCAGGGCCTCGGTGAAGGCCTCCCACTGCAGCAGCTCGGCGTGTGCCTGTGCCGCCTCGATGAGTTCGTTCTGGTGGCTGTTGAACAGCGCGGCGGCCTGCTGCTGCGGCAGCTTGTTCGCGCCCTTGAGGGCGGCGCCGACCTCGGCCACCATGGCCTGGACGCGCTCGGTCAGCAGCGCACGCTGGCCGGCCTCATCTTTGATGGCGGTGGCCGCCTTCTGCACCGAGCCGGAGTCCGCCACGAACTGGGCGACGCCGCGCAGGCCGGTGCGGTGGATGGCCGCGCCGGTGGCCTGTCCGACGACGTAGCGGGCCAGCACGCCGAAGTCCACGTTGCGGAACTCCTTGGCGTAGTCGGCCAGCAGCCGCTTCGCGACGAGCTGCAGCAGCACGGTGTTGTCGCCTTCGAAGGTGGCGTAGACGTCAAGGTCGGCCCGCAGCGAGGCGAAGCGGTTCTCGATCAGGAAGCCGGCGCCGCCGCAGGCCTCGCGGCACTCCTGCAGGGTGTCGAGGGCGTGCCAGGTGCTCAACGGCTTGAGGGCGGCGGCCAGGGTTTCGAGGTCCTGGCGGTCCTCGTCGGTGTCGTTCCGGCCGGAGAAGACGTCGTCGAACTTCTGCAGCAACTGCTCGCTGGCAAAGCTCGCGGCGTAGGTGGTGGCGAGCCGGGTGAACAGCCGGCGCTGGTGCCGCTGGTAGTCCAGCAGCACCTCTTCGTCCGTGGCGGAGGACGCGTTGAACTGGCGGCGTTCGGAGGCGTACTGGATGGCGGTCTTGAGCGCCAGCTTGGAAGCGGTCACGGCGGCGCCGTCGAGGGAGACCCGGCCCTGGACCAGGGTGCCCAGCATTGTGAAGAAGCGCCGGCCCGGGCTGGCGATCGGGGAGCTGTAGGTTCCGTCGGAGTCGACGTTGCCGTAGCGGTTGAGCAGGTTCGTCCGCGGGATCCGGACCTGCGTGAAGTGCAGCCGGCCGTTGTCGATGCCGTTCAGGCCGCCCTTGACGCCGTCGTCCTCGCCGCCGATGCCCGGCAGGAACTCCTTGGACTTCGGGTCACGGAGCTCCACGTAGAAGGCGTGCACGCCGTGGTTGACGCCGTTGGTGATCAGCTGGGCGAAGACGACGGCGGCGAGGCCATCGATGG
The nucleotide sequence above comes from Arthrobacter sp. KBS0702. Encoded proteins:
- a CDS encoding acyl-CoA dehydrogenase is translated as MTELADRSAGHTTAATPAPRTPAAPPAAPAAVAPAVDVAALGEQLLGKWAAVRRQARELAGRPELYKTEGLTHTEHRQRVFGQLKILVDNGAVHRAFPTALGGEDEHGGNIAGFQELVIADPSLQIKAGVQWGLFGSAVMHLGTEEHHKKWLPGIMSLDIPGCFAMTETGHGSDVASIATTATYDPAAEEFVVHTPFRAAWKDYIGNAAIDGLAAVVFAQLITNGVNHGVHAFYVELRDPKSKEFLPGIGGEDDGVKGGLNGIDNGRLHFTQVRIPRTNLLNRYGNVDSDGTYSSPIASPGRRFFTMLGTLVQGRVSLDGAAVTASKLALKTAIQYASERRQFNASSATDEEVLLDYQRHQRRLFTRLATTYAASFASEQLLQKFDDVFSGRNDTDEDRQDLETLAAALKPLSTWHALDTLQECREACGGAGFLIENRFASLRADLDVYATFEGDNTVLLQLVAKRLLADYAKEFRNVDFGVLARYVVGQATGAAIHRTGLRGVAQFVADSGSVQKAATAIKDEAGQRALLTERVQAMVAEVGAALKGANKLPQQQAAALFNSHQNELIEAAQAHAELLQWEAFTEALANVADPGTRAVLTWLRDLFGLSLIEKNLSWYLMNGRLSMQRARTVGEYINRLLVKIRPHALDLVDAFGYGPEHLRAAIATGAEKTRQDEAREFFRVQRASGQAPLDEKILLARSAREGRPQSSTAQAGKSRRG